From one Novosphingobium sp. genomic stretch:
- a CDS encoding diacylglycerol kinase family protein, translated as MSTHKTVQLFYNPQAGSYSDATINRLQQAFRDTGARVHLTPSVDTPPVIDPAATHICIAGGDGTVRHVAEAVVRANRELPVAIYPAGTVNLLAREGKLGRRPARLAQALVHGTTRRHSPVKAGDNLFFACASVGPDSLAVASVASSVLKQQIGRFAYVAAVARLLHKWPRHRISLRANGRSWDCEAVYIAKGRYYAGPWSFAPQAKGDDGQLHVVALRQAGRWEFLRFYWRLLGGADVVRDKNVIAFSCTQLSLQSDGPLPLQADGDVVASCPIDVSIHETPVHIC; from the coding sequence GCGACGCGACCATCAACCGCCTCCAGCAGGCCTTTCGCGATACAGGCGCGCGCGTCCATCTCACGCCAAGCGTCGATACGCCGCCCGTCATCGATCCTGCCGCAACCCATATCTGCATCGCCGGGGGCGATGGCACGGTGCGCCATGTCGCCGAAGCCGTGGTGCGCGCCAACCGGGAGCTTCCGGTCGCCATCTACCCGGCCGGAACGGTCAATCTTCTGGCACGGGAAGGCAAGCTTGGCCGGCGCCCCGCGCGTCTGGCGCAAGCGCTGGTCCATGGCACCACCCGTCGGCACAGCCCGGTCAAGGCGGGCGACAATCTGTTTTTCGCCTGCGCCAGCGTCGGGCCGGACAGTCTGGCGGTGGCCTCTGTCGCATCATCCGTGCTCAAGCAGCAGATCGGTCGCTTTGCCTATGTGGCCGCCGTTGCGCGCCTGTTGCACAAATGGCCAAGGCACCGGATCTCGCTGCGCGCGAATGGCCGTTCATGGGATTGTGAAGCGGTCTATATTGCCAAGGGGCGATACTATGCCGGCCCGTGGAGCTTCGCGCCTCAGGCCAAGGGCGATGATGGCCAATTGCATGTTGTCGCGCTGCGGCAGGCTGGGCGCTGGGAATTCCTCCGCTTTTATTGGCGCCTGCTGGGGGGCGCCGATGTGGTTCGCGACAAGAACGTGATCGCTTTTTCCTGCACGCAGCTCTCGCTGCAATCGGACGGCCCGCTGCCCTTGCAGGCGGATGGCGATGTGGTCGCGTCCTGCCCCATCGATGTCTCGATTCACGAGACTCCGGTCCATATCTGCTGA
- a CDS encoding SulP family inorganic anion transporter translates to MSGPSAPSASTKPGTKVPGLSVRDLTASIVVFLVAMPLCMGIAIASGVPPEKGLVTGIIGGIVVGFLAGSPLQVSGPAAGLAVIIFEFVRDHGLSALGPMLVIAGLIQFVAGVARLGGLFRAVSPAVVHGMLAGIGALIVAGQFHILFDAKPMSNGLANLSAMPGRVLGLNFADAHSTEIALGLGLLTIGVMLAWEKFRPASLKLVPGALLGVVAATAVAASLGLQVARISVPESISAAFAMPGTDFFGPILANPAIATAAIAIAFIASAETLLSAAAVDRMHDGVRTDYNKELRAQGVGNLLCGLVGALPMTGVIVRSSANVQAGAQTRASAILHGVWILALVALLPWVLREVPMAALGGILVVTGWRLISLKHVRHLFENYGPIPAGIWAATFALVVTTDLLTGVLVGLGLSLIEVVPHISRLKLGIEQGAHGEARLVRLSGAATFLTLPRLTRALEEVPADKPVHLDLDSLAGLDHTSAEMLGEWLGRRRRAGLAASVSGREEMVRTFAHA, encoded by the coding sequence ATGAGCGGGCCTTCCGCTCCCTCCGCATCAACGAAGCCCGGTACGAAAGTGCCGGGCCTTTCGGTGCGTGACCTCACCGCATCCATCGTGGTGTTCCTGGTGGCCATGCCGCTGTGCATGGGCATCGCCATCGCCTCTGGCGTGCCGCCCGAAAAGGGCCTCGTCACCGGCATCATCGGCGGCATCGTCGTCGGCTTTCTGGCCGGTTCGCCGCTTCAGGTCAGCGGGCCTGCGGCCGGTCTGGCCGTCATCATCTTCGAATTCGTGCGCGATCATGGGCTTTCGGCGCTGGGGCCGATGCTGGTCATCGCCGGGCTGATCCAGTTCGTGGCCGGTGTGGCGCGTCTGGGCGGGCTGTTCCGCGCGGTCTCGCCTGCCGTGGTGCATGGCATGCTGGCGGGCATCGGCGCGCTGATCGTGGCGGGCCAGTTCCACATCCTCTTCGACGCCAAGCCGATGTCGAACGGCCTTGCCAACCTCTCGGCCATGCCGGGCCGCGTGCTGGGCCTGAACTTCGCCGACGCGCATTCCACCGAGATCGCGCTGGGCCTCGGCCTGCTGACCATCGGCGTGATGCTGGCCTGGGAGAAATTCCGCCCCGCCTCGCTGAAGCTGGTGCCCGGCGCGCTGCTGGGCGTGGTTGCCGCCACGGCGGTCGCCGCCTCGCTGGGTCTGCAGGTCGCGCGCATCAGCGTTCCGGAATCGATCTCGGCGGCCTTTGCCATGCCCGGCACGGACTTCTTCGGTCCGATCCTGGCCAACCCCGCGATCGCCACCGCCGCCATCGCCATCGCCTTCATCGCCAGCGCCGAAACGCTGCTGTCGGCGGCTGCGGTGGACCGCATGCATGACGGCGTGCGCACCGATTACAACAAGGAGCTGCGCGCACAAGGCGTGGGCAACCTCCTCTGCGGTCTGGTCGGCGCCCTGCCGATGACCGGCGTGATCGTGCGTTCCTCCGCCAACGTGCAGGCCGGAGCGCAGACCCGCGCCTCGGCGATCCTCCACGGCGTGTGGATTCTCGCCCTTGTCGCGCTGCTCCCCTGGGTGCTGCGCGAGGTGCCCATGGCAGCGCTGGGCGGCATCCTCGTGGTCACCGGCTGGCGCCTGATCAGCCTCAAGCATGTGCGCCACCTCTTCGAGAACTACGGCCCCATCCCCGCTGGCATCTGGGCCGCCACCTTCGCGCTGGTGGTCACCACCGACCTGCTGACCGGCGTGCTGGTGGGCCTTGGCCTCTCGTTGATCGAGGTGGTGCCGCATATCTCGCGCCTCAAGCTGGGCATCGAGCAAGGCGCGCACGGTGAGGCCCGCCTCGTCCGCCTCTCGGGCGCGGCCACCTTCCTCACCCTGCCGCGCCTGACCCGCGCGCTGGAAGAGGTGCCCGCCGACAAGCCCGTCCACCTCGACCTCGATTCCCTCGCCGGGCTCGACCACACCAGCGCCGAAATGCTCGGCGAATGGCTGGGCCGCCGCCGCCGCGCGGGGCTGGCCGCATCGGTCAGCGGGCGTGAGGAGATGGTGCGGACCTTCGCCCATGCATAA
- a CDS encoding glutaminase encodes MTVLQPLIDAIVSDMRAMEDKGKVADYIPPLARISPEKFGLAVVTAEGQILTGGDAEEPFSIQSISKVFTLTLALGTAGDQLWRRVGREPSGSAFNSIVQLENEKGVPRNPFINAGAIVVSDMILARHEPREAIGQVMRLVRDLAGDDTIAIDEHIARAELETGFRNQALANYTKAFGNLHNDVDRVLGVYSHCCSIAMSCRQLALAGRYLMLGGRNPETGRQVLSAHRTRRINALMMTCGHYDNSGEFAFRVGLPGKSGVGGGILVVAPGVASIAVWAPGLNAQGNSLLGSIALERLAAGAGWSVFEGGFKG; translated from the coding sequence ATGACCGTTCTTCAGCCGCTGATCGATGCCATCGTCTCCGACATGCGGGCCATGGAGGACAAGGGGAAGGTGGCCGATTATATTCCGCCGCTCGCCCGTATTTCTCCGGAGAAGTTCGGATTGGCGGTGGTGACCGCCGAGGGGCAAATCTTGACCGGCGGCGACGCCGAGGAGCCCTTTTCGATCCAGAGCATCTCCAAGGTCTTCACCCTGACTCTGGCGCTGGGCACGGCGGGCGACCAGCTCTGGCGCCGGGTGGGGCGTGAACCCTCGGGCAGCGCCTTCAACTCGATCGTCCAGTTGGAGAATGAGAAAGGCGTGCCCCGCAACCCCTTCATCAACGCCGGAGCCATCGTCGTCTCCGACATGATCCTGGCCCGCCACGAACCGCGCGAGGCGATCGGGCAGGTCATGCGGCTGGTGCGCGATCTGGCCGGTGACGACACCATCGCCATCGACGAGCATATCGCCCGCGCCGAGCTGGAGACGGGCTTTCGCAATCAGGCGCTGGCCAATTACACCAAGGCCTTCGGCAATCTGCACAATGATGTCGACCGCGTGCTGGGGGTCTATTCGCACTGCTGCTCCATCGCGATGAGTTGCCGCCAACTGGCGCTGGCCGGGCGCTATCTGATGCTGGGCGGGCGCAATCCGGAAACCGGGCGGCAGGTGCTGTCGGCGCATCGCACGCGGCGCATCAATGCGCTGATGATGACCTGCGGGCATTACGACAATTCGGGCGAGTTCGCGTTCCGCGTCGGCCTGCCGGGGAAGTCCGGCGTTGGCGGCGGGATTCTGGTGGTGGCGCCGGGGGTGGCCTCGATCGCTGTGTGGGCGCCGGGGTTGAATGCTCAGGGGAACTCTTTGCTGGGGTCGATTGCGCTTGAGCGGTTGGCTGCGGGGGCCGGGTGGTCGGTTTTTGAAGGGGGTTTCAAGGGATGA
- a CDS encoding EAL domain-containing protein, with translation MSSVYFCLVDQHEPWLVLLAATICLLTAISGMMLLRHARQQGSNGWAIAAGASTGFGVWATHFVAMLGYTPGLQMAYLPGLTLASLLVAVLGVTAGMAIARSRRRPLGHAAACVVIGGSIAAMHYIGTAALDLPARMVWNPVMVAVSVLLAVLPLYPALRLALGRRKLWPAFLLLSLSVDSLHFTGMAAFTLIPQRIAQTAGLTLKPEAIAAMVGFATWLMLLAGMVALMLSRRARAAIHNDARALSILVGGISDCALYMLTNEGRIAYWNPGAQRLKGYSGAEAIGMPLSRFYTPEDRAAGLPERALAIAARQGKYVTEGWRCRKDGSRFWAHVTIEHIVDKDGVTPLGFAKITRDMTRLKEEQDGLAAIRAQLNTALDNMHQGLALFDRKHRLVLANSRLCAMWGIAPGMLLPGSDCGLVIGQMMEGQNVTDRVAIRALLEQALHTADGQRVLVECHEDFHVGITSRALEDGGHVATFEDVTERRRNEARMAHLAAHDPLTGLANRAHFNEWCAREMLLATRHNQRFAVVALDLDRFKEINDRLGHAAGDRALAEVGRRLAGACREGEMVARLGGDEFAAARLYTSQSELADFVERLSACFRRGADTGDMPMRASFGVAIFPQDGHNREALLNNADLAMNRAKSTRGEPICYYEQGMDEHARTRRRIAGDLHNALAHEELCLFYQPQHSVRTGALTGYEALVRWRHPLRGMIAPLDFIPVAEETGAIFAIGEWVLRRAARDAALWAGNIKVAVNVSPVQLQQPDLAQRIAQILIDTGLPASRLELEITESAIFADKSRALHVLRQIKALGIAIAMDDFGTGYSSLDTLHSFPFDKIKIDKSFLKSAATSPQSAAIMRTVLALGRSLEIPVLAEGVETEDQLDLLRREGCDEGQGYLFGYPQPLGGAVRSPPPVAANSTEAPGGAAQAGVAA, from the coding sequence ATGTCGTCTGTCTATTTCTGCCTTGTCGACCAGCATGAGCCCTGGCTGGTCCTTCTTGCGGCCACGATCTGCCTGTTGACCGCGATCAGCGGCATGATGCTGCTGCGCCATGCAAGACAGCAGGGCAGCAACGGCTGGGCGATTGCGGCGGGGGCCTCGACCGGCTTTGGCGTGTGGGCCACGCATTTCGTCGCCATGCTGGGTTATACGCCCGGCTTGCAGATGGCCTATCTGCCGGGGCTGACGCTGGCCTCGCTGCTGGTGGCGGTGCTGGGCGTGACGGCGGGCATGGCGATCGCCCGTTCTCGCCGCCGCCCGCTGGGCCATGCGGCGGCGTGCGTGGTCATCGGCGGCAGCATTGCCGCGATGCATTACATCGGCACCGCCGCGCTGGATCTGCCCGCGCGGATGGTCTGGAACCCCGTGATGGTGGCGGTGTCGGTGCTGCTGGCGGTGCTGCCGCTCTATCCCGCGCTGCGTCTGGCGCTCGGCCGCCGCAAGCTGTGGCCCGCCTTCCTGCTGCTCAGCCTGTCGGTGGACAGCCTGCATTTCACCGGCATGGCCGCCTTCACGCTGATCCCGCAGCGCATCGCGCAGACTGCCGGGCTGACGCTCAAGCCCGAGGCGATCGCCGCCATGGTCGGCTTTGCCACCTGGCTGATGCTGCTGGCGGGCATGGTCGCGCTGATGCTCAGCCGCCGCGCGCGTGCCGCGATCCACAACGATGCGCGCGCGCTCTCGATTCTGGTCGGCGGCATTTCGGATTGCGCGCTCTACATGCTGACCAATGAGGGGCGCATCGCCTATTGGAACCCCGGCGCGCAGCGGCTGAAGGGCTACAGCGGCGCCGAGGCGATCGGCATGCCCCTCTCCCGCTTCTACACGCCCGAGGACCGCGCGGCGGGCCTGCCCGAACGCGCGCTGGCCATCGCCGCGCGGCAGGGCAAATATGTCACCGAGGGCTGGCGCTGCCGCAAGGATGGCAGCCGCTTCTGGGCCCATGTCACCATCGAGCATATCGTCGACAAGGATGGTGTGACACCGCTGGGCTTCGCCAAGATCACCCGCGACATGACCCGCCTGAAGGAAGAGCAGGACGGGCTGGCGGCGATCCGCGCCCAGCTCAACACCGCGCTCGACAACATGCATCAGGGTCTGGCGCTGTTCGACCGCAAGCACCGGCTGGTGCTGGCCAATTCGCGGCTCTGCGCCATGTGGGGCATCGCGCCGGGCATGCTGCTGCCGGGCAGCGACTGCGGCCTGGTGATCGGGCAGATGATGGAAGGGCAGAACGTCACCGACCGCGTCGCCATCCGCGCCCTGCTGGAGCAGGCGCTGCACACCGCCGACGGCCAGCGTGTGCTGGTGGAGTGCCATGAGGATTTCCACGTCGGCATCACCAGCCGCGCGCTGGAGGATGGCGGCCATGTCGCCACCTTCGAGGATGTGACCGAGCGCCGCCGCAACGAGGCGCGCATGGCCCATCTGGCCGCGCATGATCCGCTGACGGGCTTGGCCAACCGTGCCCATTTCAACGAATGGTGCGCGCGCGAGATGCTGCTGGCCACCCGCCACAACCAGCGTTTCGCGGTGGTCGCGCTCGATCTCGACCGCTTCAAGGAAATCAACGACCGGCTCGGCCATGCCGCCGGCGACCGCGCTCTGGCCGAGGTGGGCCGCCGTCTGGCCGGGGCCTGCCGCGAGGGCGAGATGGTGGCGCGGCTGGGTGGCGACGAGTTCGCCGCCGCCCGCCTCTACACCAGCCAGAGCGAGCTGGCCGATTTCGTCGAGCGCCTGTCCGCCTGTTTCCGCCGCGGCGCCGACACCGGAGACATGCCGATGCGCGCCAGCTTCGGCGTCGCCATCTTCCCGCAGGACGGGCACAACCGCGAGGCGCTGCTCAACAATGCCGATCTGGCGATGAACCGCGCCAAATCGACGCGCGGCGAGCCGATCTGCTATTACGAGCAGGGCATGGACGAGCATGCCCGCACCCGCCGCCGCATCGCGGGCGACCTGCACAATGCGCTGGCGCATGAGGAACTGTGCCTGTTCTACCAGCCCCAGCATTCGGTGCGTACCGGCGCGCTGACCGGCTATGAGGCGCTGGTGCGCTGGCGCCATCCGCTGCGCGGCATGATCGCCCCGCTCGATTTCATTCCCGTGGCCGAGGAAACCGGCGCCATCTTCGCCATCGGCGAATGGGTGCTGCGCCGCGCCGCGCGCGATGCCGCGCTGTGGGCGGGCAACATCAAGGTGGCGGTCAATGTCTCGCCGGTGCAGTTGCAGCAGCCCGATCTGGCGCAGCGCATCGCCCAGATCCTGATCGACACCGGCCTGCCCGCCAGCCGCCTCGAGCTGGAGATCACCGAAAGCGCGATCTTCGCCGACAAGAGCCGCGCCTTGCATGTGCTGCGCCAGATCAAGGCGCTGGGCATCGCGATTGCCATGGACGATTTCGGCACGGGCTATTCCTCGCTCGACACGCTGCATTCCTTCCCCTTCGACAAGATCAAGATCGACAAGAGCTTCCTCAAAAGCGCCGCCACCAGCCCGCAATCCGCCGCGATCATGCGCACCGTGCTGGCACTGGGCCGCAGCCTGGAGATCCCCGTGCTGGCCGAGGGCGTGGAAACCGAGGACCAGCTCGACCTGCTGCGCCGCGAAGGCTGCGACGAGGGCCAGGGCTATCTCTTCGGCTATCCCCAGCCGCTGGGCGGGGCTGTGCGCAGCCCGCCGCCGGTGGCCGCCAACAGCACCGAAGCGCCCGGCGGCGCGGCGCAGGCGGGCGTGGCGGCCTGA
- a CDS encoding sugar MFS transporter yields MPNASSSTGPAATDEGNVNAPQLRPFVMGLFFIFGGITSLNDVIIPKLKELFTLNYTQAMLVQTAFFAAYAIIGLPGAALVKRIGYMRGAVVGLLAMTAGCLLFIPASQHATYALFLFALFVLASGVVMVQIVTNPLISLLGPAKTASARLTFAQAFNSLGTVLFPLVGGALILGQLAKVKAEDLTGPALDLYRVAETQTVVHTYIGLAVALTVVALVVWGNRNALKNEHHAHTSFVDGLALLRQPRFAFGAACIFLYVGAEVSVGSLIVNYFQLPTVLGVTAAAAATYIPYYWGGALVGRFAGSALLRMLSPAKVLACNAVGSILLIAISANTSGPVAAWSLLLIGLMNSIMFPTIFSLACEGLGEAAADGSGIINVAIVGGAIIPPLTGQLADATHSVALALALPAVCYAIIAGFGVFASRSRVAG; encoded by the coding sequence ATGCCCAATGCCTCATCCAGCACCGGTCCGGCGGCCACTGACGAGGGCAACGTCAACGCTCCCCAGTTGCGCCCCTTCGTGATGGGTCTGTTCTTCATCTTCGGCGGCATCACCAGCCTGAACGATGTGATCATCCCCAAGCTGAAGGAACTCTTCACCCTCAACTACACCCAGGCGATGCTGGTGCAGACGGCCTTCTTCGCCGCCTATGCCATCATCGGCCTGCCCGGCGCGGCGCTGGTCAAGCGCATCGGCTATATGCGCGGCGCGGTGGTCGGCCTGCTGGCGATGACGGCGGGCTGCCTGCTGTTCATCCCCGCCTCGCAGCATGCCACTTACGCGCTGTTCCTTTTCGCGCTCTTCGTGCTGGCGAGCGGCGTGGTGATGGTACAGATCGTCACCAACCCGCTGATCTCGCTGCTGGGTCCGGCCAAGACGGCCTCGGCCCGCCTGACCTTCGCGCAGGCCTTCAACTCGCTGGGCACGGTACTGTTCCCGCTGGTGGGCGGCGCGCTGATCCTGGGTCAGCTCGCCAAGGTGAAGGCCGAGGATCTGACCGGCCCGGCGCTCGACCTCTATCGCGTCGCCGAGACGCAGACCGTGGTGCACACCTACATCGGCCTGGCCGTGGCTCTGACGGTGGTGGCACTCGTGGTCTGGGGCAACCGCAATGCGCTCAAGAACGAGCATCACGCCCACACCAGCTTCGTTGACGGTCTGGCGCTGCTCCGCCAGCCGCGTTTTGCTTTCGGCGCGGCCTGCATCTTCCTCTATGTCGGCGCGGAAGTCTCGGTCGGCTCACTGATCGTCAACTACTTCCAGCTCCCCACGGTGCTGGGCGTGACGGCGGCGGCGGCGGCCACCTACATCCCCTATTACTGGGGCGGCGCGCTGGTCGGCCGTTTTGCCGGTTCCGCCCTGCTGCGCATGCTGAGCCCCGCCAAGGTGCTGGCCTGCAATGCGGTGGGCTCGATCCTGCTGATCGCCATCTCGGCCAACACCAGCGGCCCCGTCGCCGCCTGGAGCCTGCTGCTGATCGGCCTGATGAACTCGATCATGTTCCCCACCATCTTCAGCCTCGCCTGCGAAGGCCTGGGTGAAGCGGCGGCCGACGGTTCGGGCATCATCAACGTCGCCATCGTGGGCGGCGCGATCATCCCGCCGCTGACCGGCCAGTTGGCCGATGCCACCCACAGCGTGGCGCTGGCGCTGGCGCTGCCCGCCGTGTGCTATGCCATCATCGCCGGTTTCGGCGTCTTTGCCAGCCGGAGCCGCGTGGCGGGCTGA
- a CDS encoding carbonic anhydrase: MNDLIGRVFSFEKTTFPASGELFAKLTSEGQEPKALMISCADSRIVPEQILQAQPGDLFVCRNAGNIVPPYSTMNGGVSSTVEYAVVALGVRDIIVCGHSDCGAMKALSNPVGLEAMPNVAAWLRHGAAAEHIVSNTSPHLHDKARVRAVSLENIIAQIAHLRTHPSVASAIAKGEMALHGWFVDIHAGQVLGLDGDTGQFVPLREDQPLPVALHAARRIATDAQLAEAAE; this comes from the coding sequence ATGAACGACCTCATCGGCCGCGTGTTCAGCTTCGAAAAGACCACTTTCCCCGCCAGTGGAGAGCTGTTCGCCAAACTCACCAGCGAAGGGCAGGAGCCCAAGGCGCTGATGATCTCCTGCGCGGACTCGCGCATCGTGCCCGAGCAGATCCTGCAGGCCCAGCCCGGCGATCTGTTCGTCTGCCGCAACGCGGGCAACATCGTGCCCCCCTATTCCACCATGAATGGCGGCGTGTCCTCCACGGTGGAATATGCCGTGGTGGCGCTGGGCGTGCGTGACATCATCGTCTGCGGCCACTCGGACTGCGGCGCGATGAAGGCGCTCTCCAACCCCGTCGGTCTGGAGGCGATGCCCAATGTCGCCGCCTGGCTGCGCCACGGCGCGGCGGCGGAGCATATCGTCAGCAACACCTCGCCGCATCTGCATGACAAGGCCCGCGTGCGCGCCGTCAGCCTTGAGAACATCATCGCCCAGATCGCCCATCTGCGTACCCATCCCTCGGTGGCCTCGGCCATCGCCAAGGGCGAGATGGCCCTCCATGGCTGGTTCGTGGACATCCATGCCGGTCAGGTCTTGGGTCTGGACGGCGACACCGGCCAGTTCGTCCCCCTGCGCGAGGATCAGCCGCTGCCGGTGGCTCTGCATGCCGCCCGCCGCATCGCGACCGACGCCCAATTGGCGGAAGCCGCTGAATGA